In Micromonospora sp. LH3U1, one genomic interval encodes:
- the msrA gene encoding peptide-methionine (S)-S-oxide reductase MsrA: MFLRRMNAEMVSPDQALPGRPIAMPVADRHEVLGTPLKGPFPEGLQVAVFGMGCFWGAERLFWTLPGVYTTSAGYAGGVTRNPTYEETCSGRTGHAEVVQVVYDPSKITYEDLLKVFWENHDPTQGMRQGNDVGTQYRSAIYTTTDEQRAIAESSRDAFQPIVSRAGKGEITTEIAPLGSYYFAEDYHQQYLAPTKNPNGYCNHGPNGLSCPVGVARTAG, translated from the coding sequence GTGTTTTTGCGCCGTATGAACGCCGAGATGGTTTCGCCCGACCAGGCCCTGCCGGGCCGCCCGATCGCCATGCCGGTCGCCGACCGGCACGAGGTGCTGGGCACCCCGCTGAAGGGTCCGTTCCCGGAGGGCCTGCAGGTCGCCGTCTTCGGGATGGGCTGTTTCTGGGGCGCTGAGCGGCTGTTCTGGACGCTGCCCGGCGTTTACACCACCTCCGCCGGCTACGCCGGTGGCGTCACCAGGAACCCGACGTACGAGGAGACGTGTTCCGGCCGGACCGGGCACGCCGAGGTCGTCCAGGTGGTGTACGACCCGAGCAAGATCACCTACGAGGACCTGCTGAAGGTCTTCTGGGAGAACCACGACCCGACCCAGGGCATGCGCCAGGGCAACGACGTGGGCACCCAGTACCGGTCGGCGATCTACACGACGACCGACGAGCAGCGGGCCATCGCGGAGTCGTCCCGGGACGCGTTCCAGCCGATCGTGTCGCGGGCCGGCAAGGGTGAGATCACCACCGAGATCGCCCCGCTCGGCAGCTACTACTTCGCCGAGGACTACCACCAGCAGTACCTGGCGCCGACGAAGAACCCGAACGGGTACTGCAACCACGGCCCGAACGGGCTGAGCTGCCCGGTCGGCGTGGCCCGCACCGCGGGCTGA
- a CDS encoding cystathionine gamma-synthase produces the protein MSHGFETLAIHAGQDPEARTGAVIPPIYQTSTYAQDAVGAPRLGYEYSRSGNPTRDALQECLAALEGGPVGLAFASGLAAEDTLLRAVCQPGDHVVIPDDAYGGTYRLFARVAQRWGLEFTPAKVSDPAAIRAAVQPGRTKIVWVETPTNPLLGIADIAALAAVAHDAGALLVVDNTFASPYLQQPIAHGADVVVHSTTKYIGGHSDVVGGALVVADAALGEELRYHQNAMGAINGPFDAWLTLRGIKTLGVRMDRHCDNAERIAAYLDGHAKVAEVIYPGLPSHPGYEVAVKQMRRFGGMISFRAAGGEDHAVEICNRAKLFVLAESLGGVESLIEHPGRMTHASAAGSPLEVPGDLVRLSVGIETVDDLLADLEQALG, from the coding sequence ATGAGTCACGGCTTCGAGACGCTCGCCATCCACGCCGGTCAGGACCCTGAGGCCCGAACGGGCGCGGTGATCCCACCGATCTACCAAACCAGCACGTACGCGCAGGACGCCGTCGGCGCACCCCGCCTCGGCTACGAGTACAGCCGCTCGGGCAACCCGACCCGTGACGCGCTCCAGGAGTGCCTGGCAGCGCTGGAGGGCGGTCCGGTGGGGCTCGCCTTCGCCAGCGGCCTGGCGGCGGAGGACACCCTGCTGCGGGCCGTGTGCCAGCCGGGCGACCACGTGGTGATCCCGGACGACGCGTACGGCGGCACGTACCGGCTCTTCGCCCGGGTCGCCCAGCGCTGGGGCCTGGAGTTCACTCCGGCGAAGGTCTCCGACCCGGCCGCGATCCGGGCGGCCGTGCAGCCGGGCCGCACGAAGATCGTCTGGGTGGAGACGCCGACCAACCCGCTGCTCGGCATCGCCGACATCGCCGCCCTGGCCGCCGTGGCACACGACGCGGGCGCGCTGCTGGTGGTGGACAACACCTTCGCCTCGCCGTACCTGCAGCAGCCGATCGCGCACGGCGCGGACGTGGTGGTGCACTCCACCACCAAGTACATCGGCGGGCACTCCGACGTGGTCGGTGGCGCGCTCGTCGTCGCCGACGCCGCACTCGGCGAGGAGTTGCGCTACCACCAGAACGCGATGGGTGCGATCAACGGCCCGTTCGACGCCTGGCTCACCCTGCGGGGCATCAAGACCCTCGGGGTACGGATGGACCGGCACTGCGACAACGCCGAGCGGATCGCGGCGTACCTCGACGGGCACGCCAAGGTGGCCGAGGTGATCTACCCCGGGCTGCCTTCGCACCCCGGTTACGAGGTGGCCGTCAAGCAGATGCGCCGGTTCGGCGGCATGATCTCGTTCCGCGCCGCCGGTGGTGAGGACCACGCCGTGGAGATCTGCAACCGGGCCAAGCTCTTCGTGCTCGCGGAGTCGCTGGGCGGTGTGGAATCCCTGATCGAGCACCCGGGTCGGATGACACACGCAAGTGCTGCCGGCTCGCCGCTTGAAGTTCCCGGCGATCTCGTGCGACTGTCTGTCGGCATCGAGACGGTCGACGACCTACTCGCCGATCTGGAGCAGGCGCTGGGCTGA
- a CDS encoding cystathionine beta-synthase, whose amino-acid sequence MQYYDNVVDMIGNTPLVRLRNVTEGIQATVLAKVEYVNPGGSVKDRIALRMVEDAEAAGLLKPGGTIVEPTSGNTGVGLALVAQLKGYKCVFVCPDKVSQDKQDVLRAYGAEVVVCPTAVAPEDPRSYYNVSDRLTREITGAWKPNQYSNPANPRSHYETTGPELWKQTEGGLTHFVAGVGTGGTISGIGRYLKEASEGRVRVIGADPEGSVYSGGTGRPYLVEGVGEDFWPETYDRSVADDIVEVSDKASFEMTRRLAREEGLLVGGSCGMAVVAALEVARKAGPDDVVVVLLPDGGRGYLSKIFNDSWMARYGFLDNSGAEPTVADALASKPGGLPELVHVHPTETVRDAIDYMREYGVSQLPVLKAEPPVVTGEVAGSIAERDLLDALFTGQAHLHDTIERHMGDPLPMIGGGQPVSEAVGLLEKSDAALVLVDGKPKGVLTRQDLLAHLGAH is encoded by the coding sequence GTGCAGTACTACGACAATGTCGTCGACATGATCGGCAACACCCCGCTGGTACGTCTGCGTAACGTCACCGAGGGCATCCAGGCCACCGTGCTCGCCAAGGTGGAGTACGTCAACCCGGGTGGCTCGGTGAAGGACCGGATCGCGCTGCGGATGGTGGAGGACGCCGAGGCCGCCGGCCTGCTCAAGCCGGGCGGCACCATCGTCGAGCCGACCAGCGGCAACACCGGCGTCGGGCTGGCCCTGGTGGCCCAGCTCAAGGGCTACAAGTGTGTCTTCGTCTGCCCCGACAAGGTCAGCCAGGACAAGCAGGACGTGCTCCGGGCGTACGGCGCCGAGGTGGTGGTCTGCCCGACCGCTGTCGCCCCGGAGGACCCGCGCTCGTACTACAACGTCTCCGACCGGCTGACCCGGGAGATCACCGGCGCCTGGAAGCCCAACCAGTACAGCAACCCGGCCAACCCGCGCTCGCACTACGAGACCACCGGCCCGGAGCTGTGGAAGCAGACCGAGGGCGGGCTCACCCACTTCGTGGCGGGCGTCGGCACCGGTGGCACCATCTCCGGCATCGGCCGGTACCTCAAGGAGGCCTCCGAGGGGCGGGTGCGGGTCATCGGGGCCGACCCGGAGGGCTCGGTCTACTCCGGCGGCACCGGCCGGCCGTACCTCGTGGAGGGCGTCGGCGAGGACTTCTGGCCGGAGACGTACGACCGGAGTGTCGCCGACGACATCGTCGAGGTGTCCGACAAGGCGTCCTTCGAGATGACCCGGCGGCTGGCCCGCGAGGAAGGGCTGCTGGTCGGCGGCTCCTGCGGGATGGCGGTGGTCGCCGCGCTGGAGGTCGCCCGTAAGGCCGGCCCCGACGACGTGGTGGTGGTGCTCCTGCCGGACGGCGGCCGGGGCTACCTCTCGAAGATCTTCAACGACTCGTGGATGGCCCGGTACGGCTTCCTCGACAACTCCGGCGCGGAGCCGACGGTCGCCGACGCGCTGGCCAGCAAGCCGGGTGGCCTTCCCGAGCTGGTGCACGTACACCCGACCGAGACGGTCCGCGACGCGATCGACTACATGCGTGAGTACGGCGTCTCGCAGCTGCCGGTGCTCAAGGCCGAGCCGCCCGTGGTGACGGGCGAGGTGGCCGGCTCGATCGCCGAGCGGGACCTGCTCGACGCGCTGTTCACCGGCCAGGCCCACCTGCACGACACGATCGAGCGGCACATGGGCGACCCGCTGCCGATGATCGGTGGTGGTCAGCCGGTGAGCGAGGCTGTGGGCCTGTTGGAGAAGTCCGACGCCGCGCTGGTCCTCGTCGACGGCAAGCCCAAGGGCGTCCTGACCCGCCAGGACCTCCTGGCCCACCTAGGCGCCCACTAA
- a CDS encoding Bax inhibitor-1/YccA family protein: MKTSNPVLARLGQAAERERSAGYAPAGPYGQPGIPQQYPSQAGYPAAPPTVAPMTVDDVVVKTVALLGILGITAAAAWVLVPDALVGTAWIGAAVVGLVLGLIISFSRMANPALVIAYAVVEGVFVGMVSKAFETLYDGIVLQAAVASFGIFFLMAMLYRAKVIRATPAFVKGMIAAMVGLFAVMMINLVLALFGVNTGLRDGSPLAIGFSLVCIVVASLSFVLSFKEIEDGVRMGLPQRYSWTAAFGILVSLVWLYIEILRLLSYFQGDD; this comes from the coding sequence GTGAAGACCTCGAACCCGGTGCTCGCCCGGCTCGGCCAGGCGGCCGAGCGGGAGCGCTCCGCCGGGTACGCCCCGGCCGGTCCGTACGGACAGCCCGGCATTCCCCAGCAGTACCCGTCCCAGGCCGGTTACCCGGCCGCGCCGCCCACCGTGGCGCCGATGACGGTCGACGACGTCGTCGTCAAGACCGTTGCCCTGCTCGGCATCCTCGGCATCACCGCAGCGGCCGCCTGGGTGCTCGTGCCCGACGCGCTGGTCGGCACCGCCTGGATCGGCGCGGCGGTGGTCGGCCTCGTCCTCGGCTTGATCATCTCGTTCTCCCGGATGGCCAACCCGGCGCTCGTCATCGCGTACGCGGTCGTCGAGGGCGTCTTCGTCGGCATGGTCAGCAAGGCGTTCGAGACGCTCTACGACGGCATCGTGCTCCAGGCCGCCGTGGCCAGCTTCGGCATCTTCTTCCTGATGGCGATGCTCTACCGGGCGAAGGTCATCCGGGCCACTCCCGCGTTCGTCAAGGGCATGATCGCGGCGATGGTCGGCCTCTTCGCCGTCATGATGATCAACCTGGTGCTGGCGCTGTTCGGCGTCAACACGGGCCTGCGCGACGGCAGCCCGCTGGCGATCGGCTTCAGCCTGGTCTGCATCGTGGTCGCCTCGCTGAGCTTCGTGCTCAGCTTCAAGGAGATCGAGGACGGCGTCCGGATGGGCCTGCCGCAGCGCTACTCCTGGACGGCCGCGTTCGGCATCCTGGTCAGCCTGGTCTGGCTCTACATCGAGATCCTGCGCCTGCTGAGCTACTTCCAGGGCGACGACTGA
- a CDS encoding acetyl-CoA C-acetyltransferase has translation MPIESSRDAVIVATARSPIGRAHKGSLRDVRSDDLAATIVQAALDKIPQLDATTIDDLYLGCGLPGGEQGFNMARVVSTLLGLDTVPGATLTRYCASSLQTTRMAMHAIRAGEGDVFVSAGVEMVSRYARGSSDGLPPEAQALVGGSWENPRFAAAGERSKRRAQGDAEVWTDPREAGELPDIYLTMGQTAENLAQVYDVTRADMDEFGVRSQNLAEKAIADGFWAREITPVTTPDGTVVSTDDGPRAGVTLDAVSGLKPVFRPDGRITAGNCCPLNDGAAAVVVMSAQRAEELGLTPLARIVSTGVTALSPEIMGLGPVEASRQALRRAGMTIDDVDLVEINEAFAAQVIPSYRQLGIPEEKLNVMGGAIAVGHPFGMTGARITGTLLNALEWHDKTIGLETMCVGGGQGMAMVLERLS, from the coding sequence ATGCCGATTGAGTCGTCCCGCGACGCCGTCATCGTCGCCACCGCCCGCTCCCCCATCGGCCGGGCGCACAAGGGGTCCCTGCGCGACGTCCGCTCCGACGACCTCGCCGCGACCATCGTCCAGGCCGCCCTGGACAAGATCCCCCAGCTCGATGCCACCACGATCGACGACCTCTACCTCGGGTGCGGCCTGCCCGGCGGCGAGCAGGGCTTCAACATGGCCCGGGTGGTGTCCACACTCCTCGGTCTGGACACGGTGCCCGGCGCCACGCTGACCCGCTACTGCGCCTCGTCGTTGCAGACCACCCGGATGGCGATGCACGCGATCCGAGCCGGCGAGGGCGACGTGTTCGTCTCAGCCGGGGTGGAGATGGTCTCCCGCTACGCCCGGGGCAGCTCGGACGGGCTGCCTCCGGAGGCGCAGGCCCTGGTCGGTGGCAGCTGGGAAAACCCGCGCTTCGCCGCGGCCGGCGAGCGCTCGAAGCGCCGCGCGCAGGGCGACGCCGAGGTGTGGACCGACCCGCGCGAGGCCGGCGAGCTGCCCGACATCTACCTGACCATGGGGCAGACCGCGGAAAACCTGGCCCAGGTGTACGACGTCACCCGCGCCGACATGGACGAGTTCGGCGTACGCAGTCAGAACCTCGCCGAGAAGGCCATCGCCGACGGCTTCTGGGCCCGGGAGATCACCCCGGTCACCACGCCGGACGGCACCGTGGTGAGCACCGACGACGGCCCCCGTGCCGGCGTCACCCTCGACGCTGTCTCCGGCCTGAAGCCGGTGTTCCGCCCGGACGGCCGGATCACCGCCGGCAACTGCTGCCCGCTCAACGACGGCGCGGCCGCCGTGGTGGTGATGAGCGCCCAGCGGGCCGAGGAGCTCGGGCTGACCCCGCTGGCGCGGATCGTCTCCACCGGCGTGACCGCCCTGTCGCCGGAGATCATGGGTCTCGGTCCGGTCGAGGCGTCCCGGCAGGCACTGCGCCGGGCCGGCATGACCATCGACGACGTCGACCTCGTCGAGATCAACGAGGCGTTCGCCGCGCAGGTCATCCCCTCCTACCGCCAGTTGGGCATCCCGGAGGAGAAGCTGAACGTGATGGGCGGCGCGATCGCGGTCGGCCACCCGTTCGGTATGACCGGCGCCCGGATCACCGGCACCCTGCTCAACGCACTGGAGTGGCACGACAAGACCATCGGTCTGGAGACGATGTGCGTCGGCGGCGGCCAGGGCATGGCCATGGTGCTCGAACGGCTGAGCTGA
- a CDS encoding SGNH/GDSL hydrolase family protein produces the protein MGRATAISLLAGTVGGAAVLAGEAFVARHRRYAQPELGLALRATVGRAGAPPLRLVLLGDSSALGVGVDRLEDTIGGQLANLLAEGPTGRRVHLSSVGVSGSRSTDLATQVARSLLGERPDVALILIGANDATGLRRPSDAAAYLGAAVHRLREARVEVVVGTCPDLGAVRAIAPPLRQVVGWSGRRMARAQTMAVLDAGGSVVDLATETGPVFRADAGTLCHDGFHPSADGYRVWAHALLPAVAAAATVATRR, from the coding sequence CTGGGTCGGGCGACGGCGATCTCGCTGCTCGCCGGCACCGTTGGAGGCGCGGCCGTCCTGGCCGGCGAGGCGTTCGTGGCCCGGCACCGGCGCTACGCCCAACCGGAGCTGGGGCTGGCCCTGCGGGCCACGGTCGGCCGGGCGGGCGCTCCGCCGCTGCGGCTGGTGCTGCTCGGTGACTCGTCGGCACTGGGCGTGGGTGTCGACCGTCTCGAGGACACCATCGGCGGGCAGTTGGCCAACCTGCTCGCCGAGGGCCCGACCGGCCGGCGGGTGCACCTGTCCAGCGTCGGCGTCTCCGGGTCCCGCTCGACCGACCTGGCCACGCAGGTGGCCCGGTCCCTGCTCGGCGAGCGACCCGACGTGGCGCTGATCCTGATCGGCGCGAACGACGCCACCGGGCTGCGCCGGCCCTCCGACGCGGCGGCATATCTCGGCGCGGCGGTGCACCGCCTGCGTGAGGCGCGGGTCGAGGTGGTGGTGGGCACCTGCCCCGATCTCGGGGCGGTGCGGGCCATCGCGCCTCCGCTGCGCCAGGTGGTTGGCTGGTCCGGGCGGCGGATGGCCCGCGCGCAGACCATGGCCGTGCTGGACGCTGGCGGCTCGGTCGTCGACCTGGCCACCGAGACCGGGCCGGTGTTCCGGGCCGACGCGGGGACGCTCTGCCACGACGGCTTCCACCCCTCCGCCGACGGCTACCGGGTGTGGGCGCACGCCCTGCTGCCCGCTGTCGCCGCGGCGGCGACCGTCGCGACCCGGCGCTAG
- a CDS encoding GNAT family N-acetyltransferase, producing MTVTLRLATGDDLMAVGAMHQRSRVAAYSAFLPAEALADPTPEAMGRYWAERWHWEQDNHRLTVAERAGELVGFSYLGPDDEDDPETGLLNAIHLEPAEQGRGTGRALMTDALDAMRALGWRRAVLWVLRDNAHARGFYERGGWTPTGAKREEHIGSAPTPQLRYSRLLDT from the coding sequence GTGACCGTCACGCTCCGCCTCGCCACCGGTGACGACCTGATGGCGGTGGGCGCCATGCACCAGCGCTCCCGGGTCGCCGCGTACTCCGCCTTCCTGCCGGCCGAGGCGTTGGCCGACCCGACGCCGGAGGCGATGGGGCGGTACTGGGCCGAACGGTGGCACTGGGAGCAGGACAACCACCGGCTGACCGTGGCCGAGCGCGCCGGGGAGCTGGTCGGGTTCAGCTACCTCGGCCCGGACGACGAGGACGACCCGGAGACGGGGCTGCTCAACGCGATCCACCTGGAGCCGGCCGAGCAGGGCCGGGGCACCGGCCGCGCGCTGATGACGGACGCCCTGGACGCCATGCGTGCCCTGGGCTGGCGCCGCGCGGTGCTCTGGGTGCTGCGGGACAACGCCCACGCCCGAGGCTTCTACGAACGCGGCGGCTGGACCCCGACGGGTGCGAAACGCGAGGAGCACATCGGCAGCGCCCCGACTCCCCAGCTCCGCTACTCCCGCCTCCTGGACACGTAA
- a CDS encoding YkvA family protein, with product MGKTLKRSAAFTALARALAAGARGGPSIGARLAALPRMIRATTKGEYDGGLRLALMTAATAYIVSPIDLLPEIPLAIFGLADDAVMITWLAGSVLAETERFLEWEARRSSVIPGGLVS from the coding sequence ATGGGGAAGACACTGAAGCGCAGCGCGGCGTTCACGGCACTGGCGCGGGCACTGGCGGCCGGGGCGCGCGGTGGGCCGTCGATCGGCGCCCGGTTGGCCGCGCTGCCCCGGATGATCCGGGCCACGACCAAAGGGGAGTACGACGGCGGCCTCCGACTGGCCCTGATGACCGCGGCGACGGCGTACATCGTCTCGCCGATCGATCTGCTCCCGGAGATCCCGCTGGCGATCTTCGGGTTGGCCGACGACGCGGTCATGATCACGTGGTTGGCCGGCAGCGTGCTCGCCGAGACCGAGCGCTTCCTGGAGTGGGAGGCCCGCCGCAGCTCGGTCATCCCCGGGGGGCTGGTGTCCTGA
- a CDS encoding ribonuclease Z codes for MSMRELVVLGTASQTPTRQRNHNGYVLRWDDEVILFDPGEGSQRQLLHTTVTASDLTRICVTHFHGDHCLGLPGTIQRLSLDRVAHPVAVHFPAGGAEYFARLRHATSFHETAELRVEPIEADGQRITLGCGTLEARRLRHPIETYGYRLVEPDGHRMLPEKLAAYGIAGPAVGELIRVGHLDLDGRRVTRDEVSVPRPGQRFAFVMDTGLCDGVYALAEHADLLVIESTFLESEAALAAEVGHLTAAQAARVATESGVRRLVLTHFSQRYPDPRRFHDEARAHFDGDLIIAEDLTTVQLPPRRVASTG; via the coding sequence ATGTCCATGCGCGAGCTGGTGGTGCTGGGAACGGCCAGCCAGACGCCGACCCGTCAGCGCAACCACAACGGGTACGTGCTGCGCTGGGACGACGAGGTGATTCTGTTCGACCCGGGTGAGGGCAGCCAGCGCCAACTCCTGCACACCACGGTCACCGCCAGCGATCTGACCCGGATCTGCGTCACCCACTTCCACGGCGACCACTGCCTCGGCCTGCCCGGCACGATCCAACGGCTCTCCCTGGACCGGGTGGCGCACCCCGTCGCCGTGCACTTCCCAGCCGGTGGCGCCGAATACTTCGCCCGCCTGCGGCACGCCACCTCCTTCCACGAGACCGCCGAGCTGCGGGTCGAGCCCATCGAGGCGGACGGACAGCGGATCACCCTGGGCTGCGGCACGCTGGAGGCACGCCGGCTGCGGCACCCCATCGAGACGTACGGCTACCGGCTGGTCGAGCCGGACGGTCACCGGATGCTGCCGGAGAAGCTGGCCGCGTACGGCATCGCCGGGCCGGCCGTCGGCGAGCTGATCCGCGTCGGGCACCTCGACCTCGACGGACGCCGCGTCACCCGCGACGAGGTGAGCGTGCCCCGGCCGGGGCAGCGGTTCGCCTTCGTGATGGACACCGGCCTCTGCGACGGGGTGTACGCCCTCGCCGAGCACGCCGACCTGCTGGTCATCGAGTCGACCTTCCTGGAGTCGGAGGCCGCGCTCGCCGCCGAGGTCGGCCACCTGACCGCGGCGCAGGCCGCCCGGGTGGCGACCGAGTCCGGGGTACGCCGGCTCGTGCTCACCCACTTCTCCCAGCGCTACCCCGACCCGCGCCGGTTCCACGACGAGGCCCGTGCCCACTTCGACGGTGACCTGATCATCGCCGAGGACCTGACCACGGTGCAGCTCCCACCCCGCCGGGTAGCCTCGACCGGGTGA
- a CDS encoding HIT family protein: MSGCVFCGIVAGEVPAFRVADTPDGVAFLDTRPVFKGHVLVVPRVHLVTLAELPADLLPGYFALVQRLAVAVETALGAGGTFVAMNNKVSQSVPHLHTHVVPRTKGDGLRGFFWPRTRYGDDAEAQTYADRVAAAL, translated from the coding sequence ATGAGCGGTTGCGTCTTCTGCGGGATCGTGGCAGGTGAGGTGCCGGCGTTCCGGGTCGCCGACACCCCGGACGGGGTGGCGTTCCTGGACACCCGACCGGTGTTCAAGGGGCATGTGCTGGTGGTGCCCCGGGTCCATCTGGTGACCCTGGCCGAGTTGCCGGCCGACCTGCTGCCCGGCTACTTCGCGCTGGTCCAACGCCTGGCGGTGGCCGTCGAGACCGCTCTGGGTGCCGGTGGGACGTTCGTGGCGATGAACAACAAGGTGTCCCAATCGGTGCCCCACCTGCACACCCACGTGGTTCCGCGGACCAAGGGCGACGGCCTGCGTGGGTTCTTCTGGCCGCGTACCCGCTACGGCGACGACGCCGAGGCCCAGACGTACGCCGACCGGGTCGCCGCCGCCCTCTGA
- a CDS encoding Bax inhibitor-1/YccA family protein has protein sequence MRSNNPVLNRLDETGRVEARVLGSRDVEPMTVDDVVVRTVGLLLVTGAAATVSWAVIPDAVWLGAALAGSALASIALVLVISLRGITNPLPIIGYAVLQGLLLGVASRTFEQVYPGIVVQAVAGTFGVFFGMAVLYRARVIRATPRLARLVIGTLLGIAVLSVVNLVSYLISGRPGLAVYSVSGEVGWLPYAFSVVAIIAGAFSFILDFDLVERSVRDGRPRRYAWLSAFGLLTGLVFLYWQLLRLLSYLRR, from the coding sequence GTGCGCAGCAACAACCCGGTGCTCAACCGGCTGGACGAGACCGGCCGGGTGGAGGCCCGGGTGCTCGGCTCCCGTGACGTCGAGCCGATGACCGTCGACGACGTGGTGGTCCGTACCGTCGGCTTGCTGCTCGTCACCGGCGCGGCCGCGACGGTGTCCTGGGCGGTGATCCCCGACGCCGTGTGGCTCGGCGCCGCGCTCGCCGGCAGCGCCCTCGCGTCGATCGCGCTGGTCCTGGTCATCTCGTTGCGGGGCATCACCAACCCGCTGCCGATCATCGGCTACGCCGTGCTCCAGGGTCTGCTGCTGGGGGTGGCGAGCCGCACCTTCGAGCAGGTCTACCCGGGCATCGTGGTGCAGGCGGTGGCTGGCACCTTCGGCGTTTTCTTCGGCATGGCGGTGCTCTACCGGGCCCGGGTGATCCGGGCGACGCCCCGGCTGGCTCGCCTGGTGATCGGCACGTTGCTCGGCATCGCCGTCCTCAGCGTGGTCAACCTGGTGTCGTACCTGATCTCCGGGCGACCGGGCCTGGCGGTCTACAGCGTCAGTGGGGAGGTCGGCTGGCTGCCGTACGCCTTCTCGGTGGTGGCCATCATCGCCGGGGCGTTCAGCTTCATCCTCGACTTCGACCTCGTCGAGCGGTCGGTGCGCGACGGTCGACCCCGCCGGTACGCGTGGCTGAGCGCGTTCGGCCTGCTCACCGGGTTGGTCTTCCTCTACTGGCAGCTGCTGCGGCTGCTCAGCTACCTGCGCCGTTGA